A stretch of the Coprobacillus cateniformis genome encodes the following:
- a CDS encoding HD domain-containing phosphohydrolase: protein MKLCFNHLLLAFSYALDCVEKDYFKTTSYHGKRVSYICLLLGEHFALNNQQLSDLVGCAILHDNGLTEYYKQGDNTQEAEFLKIHCEVGEENIDYIPFFEDVHNVILYHHEAVDGSGPFHKMIDEIPLYAQLIHIADWIDVNYNLQDMSEKEYQNILLELHKLRNKEFSDKVVDAYLAALTYDKIIINNDQLENYLRENIHNIYQDFTDSQMLAICQLFARIIDSKSPHTRTHSIGVASKASYMALYYEYDEEMMLKLFFAGAMHDVGKLVIDRDVLEKPAQLTDSEYTYMQTHAYYSYKILSDMQLGEIVHWASYHHEKLDGSGYPFGKKAEELDFIDRLMACCDIYQALTEDRPYKDAMSHEKSIEIMRSMAVGNKIDSQIVEDMNKVFGKTS, encoded by the coding sequence GTGAAATTATGTTTTAATCATTTGTTATTGGCTTTTTCATATGCACTTGATTGTGTTGAAAAAGATTATTTTAAAACAACGAGTTATCATGGCAAAAGAGTATCATATATATGTTTATTGTTAGGAGAACATTTTGCATTAAATAATCAGCAATTAAGTGATCTGGTAGGTTGTGCAATTTTGCATGACAATGGATTAACTGAGTATTATAAGCAAGGTGATAATACTCAAGAGGCTGAATTTTTAAAGATTCATTGTGAGGTTGGTGAAGAGAATATAGATTATATTCCTTTTTTTGAAGATGTTCATAATGTCATTTTATATCATCATGAAGCAGTTGATGGAAGTGGACCATTTCATAAGATGATTGATGAAATACCACTATATGCTCAACTTATTCATATTGCTGATTGGATTGATGTCAATTATAATCTTCAAGATATGAGTGAAAAAGAGTATCAGAATATATTATTAGAACTTCATAAGTTAAGAAATAAAGAATTTTCAGATAAAGTTGTTGATGCATATTTAGCTGCATTAACATATGATAAGATAATCATTAACAACGATCAATTAGAAAATTATTTAAGAGAAAATATTCATAATATCTATCAAGATTTCACAGATTCGCAAATGTTAGCAATCTGTCAATTGTTTGCAAGAATCATTGACAGCAAATCCCCACATACGCGAACACATTCAATAGGTGTTGCATCAAAGGCATCTTATATGGCTTTATATTATGAATATGATGAAGAAATGATGTTAAAATTATTTTTTGCAGGTGCGATGCATGATGTTGGAAAACTCGTTATTGACCGTGATGTTTTGGAAAAGCCTGCTCAATTAACTGACTCTGAATATACGTATATGCAGACACATGCATATTATTCATATAAGATTCTTAGTGATATGCAGTTGGGTGAAATTGTTCATTGGGCATCTTATCATCATGAAAAATTAGATGGTAGTGGTTATCCATTTGGAAAAAAAGCCGAGGAATTGGATTTTATTGATCGTTTGATGGCATGTTGTGATATTTACCAGGCTTTAACTGAAGATAGACCTTATAAAGATGCAATGTCTCATGAAAAAAGTATTGAAATTATGAGAAGTATGGCAGTAGGAAATAAAATTGATAGTCAAATTGTTGAAGATATGAATAAAGTTTTTGGGAAGACATCTTAG
- a CDS encoding MetQ/NlpA family ABC transporter substrate-binding protein, which produces MKKLLKIALALLLTVGIVGCGSQSDSSDEKTLTVSATLDPHAKILEQAKPLLKEKYGIDLEVKVLDDYYIFNKALDTGDVDANYFQHRPFFDGDVEKNNYKIAEAGAIHIEPFGFYSKTVKSKDQIKDGAKVIISNSVADHGRILAILADAGLITIKDGVKVLDATVKDIASNPKNLEFTEIKPELLATSFNNGEGDLVAINGNYALQANLNPTKDAVILESANADNPYVNIVACQKGHENDEKIKALVEVLKSDDIKKFIEETYKGSVIPVK; this is translated from the coding sequence ATGAAAAAATTATTAAAAATCGCATTAGCATTATTATTAACAGTAGGCATTGTAGGGTGTGGAAGTCAGAGTGATTCTAGTGATGAAAAAACATTAACAGTATCAGCAACACTGGATCCACATGCGAAAATCTTAGAACAGGCAAAACCGTTGTTAAAGGAGAAGTATGGAATTGACTTAGAGGTTAAAGTTTTAGATGATTATTATATCTTTAATAAGGCATTAGATACTGGAGATGTTGATGCTAACTATTTCCAACATAGACCATTCTTTGATGGCGATGTAGAGAAGAATAATTATAAAATAGCGGAGGCAGGTGCTATTCATATAGAGCCATTTGGATTCTATTCAAAAACAGTAAAGTCTAAAGATCAAATAAAAGATGGGGCTAAAGTCATTATTTCTAACTCAGTTGCAGATCATGGAAGAATCTTAGCAATCTTAGCAGATGCTGGTTTAATTACGATTAAAGATGGTGTTAAAGTTTTAGATGCAACTGTTAAAGATATTGCATCTAATCCTAAGAATTTAGAATTCACTGAAATTAAGCCTGAATTATTAGCAACTTCTTTTAATAATGGTGAAGGTGATTTGGTTGCTATTAATGGAAATTATGCATTACAAGCAAACTTAAATCCAACAAAAGATGCTGTTATCTTAGAATCAGCAAATGCTGATAATCCATATGTAAATATTGTTGCTTGCCAAAAAGGGCATGAAAATGATGAAAAAATAAAAGCATTAGTAGAAGTTTTAAAATCTGATGATATTAAAAAATTTATTGAAGAAACTTATAAAGGGTCAGTGATTCCTGTTAAATAG
- a CDS encoding methionine ABC transporter permease — translation MSTVLEQIDWDAMILSIQETLFMTFFSLLIAVVLGFGLGIILYVTKDDGLYPNKIINRILDFIVNLLRAVPFIILIIILLPVTIFLVGTMLGAKAALPALIISSAPFYARMCMIALSEVDKGTIEASKAMGASHLQIITKVLIPEAKPALISSITVMGISLVGYTAMAGCIGAGGLGNVAYMYGYARQNMVVMYTATFFVLVIVFIIQGIGDYVVKRIDKR, via the coding sequence ATGAGTACAGTTTTAGAACAAATTGATTGGGATGCAATGATTCTTTCAATTCAGGAAACATTGTTTATGACATTCTTTTCACTGTTGATTGCAGTTGTGTTAGGATTTGGACTAGGAATTATTCTTTATGTTACAAAAGATGATGGACTTTATCCAAATAAAATAATTAACCGTATATTAGACTTTATTGTCAACTTACTAAGAGCAGTTCCATTTATTATCTTGATCATTATCTTATTGCCAGTCACAATATTTTTGGTTGGAACAATGCTGGGAGCCAAAGCGGCTTTACCCGCTCTTATCATATCAAGCGCTCCTTTCTATGCACGAATGTGTATGATTGCACTAAGTGAAGTAGATAAGGGAACAATTGAAGCAAGTAAGGCGATGGGAGCAAGCCATTTACAAATTATTACCAAAGTTCTTATCCCAGAAGCCAAGCCAGCTTTAATATCAAGTATCACAGTAATGGGAATTTCGCTCGTTGGATATACAGCAATGGCGGGATGTATTGGTGCTGGAGGACTTGGAAATGTGGCTTACATGTATGGATATGCAAGACAAAACATGGTAGTCATGTATACTGCAACATTCTTTGTATTAGTTATTGTCTTTATTATACAGGGAATAGGAGATTATGTTGTCAAAAGAATTGACAAGCGATGA
- a CDS encoding methionine ABC transporter ATP-binding protein: MIELKHITKIFHTQKGDISACQDVNLTIQDGEIFGVIGYSGAGKSTLVRIINQLEKQTSGEVIIDGEDISQLSGERLRKKRTKIGMIFQHFNLLWSRTVQKNIELSLEIAGVDKQTRQQKAKQLIELVGLTGRENAYPSELSGGQKQRVGIARALANDPHILLCDEATSALDPDTTEQILDLLIQINRQLGITIVMITHQMEVVQKICHRIAVMSEGKVVEEASVKDIFEHPHHEITKRFVRDLSSKIDDGKLNDNLKQIYPDGILLRLTFDEEISRLPIVSKVMKEIDLDLSIVSGNLTNTIDSSFGVLIVNVLGGDKQEYENVIQKFKDYQVIVEVI; the protein is encoded by the coding sequence ATGATTGAACTTAAACATATTACAAAGATATTTCATACACAAAAGGGTGATATTAGTGCTTGTCAAGATGTCAATCTGACAATTCAAGATGGTGAAATCTTTGGTGTTATTGGATATAGTGGAGCAGGGAAATCAACTCTTGTTCGTATTATTAATCAATTGGAAAAACAAACGAGTGGTGAAGTGATTATTGATGGAGAGGACATATCTCAATTAAGTGGTGAACGTTTAAGAAAAAAAAGAACAAAGATTGGTATGATTTTTCAGCACTTTAATCTACTTTGGTCAAGAACAGTTCAAAAGAATATTGAATTATCTTTAGAAATAGCAGGGGTAGATAAACAGACAAGACAACAAAAGGCTAAACAATTAATTGAACTTGTTGGTTTAACAGGTAGAGAGAATGCTTATCCAAGTGAGCTCTCAGGCGGTCAAAAACAAAGAGTTGGGATTGCAAGAGCATTGGCTAATGATCCGCATATTTTACTTTGTGATGAAGCAACAAGTGCATTGGACCCCGATACAACCGAACAGATTCTAGACTTATTAATTCAAATTAATAGACAATTAGGAATTACAATTGTCATGATTACACATCAGATGGAAGTTGTTCAAAAAATCTGTCATCGAATAGCTGTAATGAGTGAAGGTAAAGTTGTTGAAGAAGCAAGTGTGAAAGATATTTTTGAACATCCTCATCATGAAATTACAAAACGTTTTGTAAGAGATTTATCTAGTAAAATTGATGATGGCAAATTGAATGATAATTTGAAGCAAATATATCCTGATGGTATTTTATTAAGATTAACTTTTGATGAAGAAATTTCTAGGCTTCCAATTGTCTCAAAAGTAATGAAAGAAATAGATTTAGATTTAAGTATTGTCTCAGGAAATTTAACAAATACAATTGATAGTTCGTTTGGAGTCCTGATTGTTAATGTTTTAGGTGGGGACAAGCAGGAATATGAAAATGTTATTCAAAAATTTAAGGATTATCAAGTGATTGTGGAGGTGATCTAG
- a CDS encoding cation diffusion facilitator family transporter, producing MFQLIVKKYIENYDDSSHPKVRERYGTLCSILSIICNGFMVVFKLIFGFITRSVAIQADGFNNLSDMGSNLATLFGFKLAGKHPDADHPYGHGRYEYITGLIIAFLILLVAFSSLKESFMKILQPEELNFQLTAVIVLVISILTKLWMASFNKKAGQFIHSTSLKAAAQDSLNDVITTFATLISLCLSLVTDLPVDGVIGVIVSLFVLKSGVDIFRDTVDPLLGQAPDKELINQIYDFVMSFDKVIGIHDFMMHDYGPGRQYMTFHAEVDCREDVMVLHDQIDLIERELLHKFDILTTIHMDPIDMNDELTNHLREKVKFIVNDINQCYSIHDFRIVSGPTHTNLIFDVLIPADDEIAHIDLKRKIEEKVYELNPSYFCVIQVDHAFIC from the coding sequence ATGTTCCAATTGATTGTAAAGAAGTACATAGAAAATTATGATGATAGTAGTCATCCAAAAGTCAGAGAAAGATATGGAACACTATGTAGTATCCTTTCCATTATTTGTAATGGTTTTATGGTTGTCTTTAAATTGATTTTTGGATTTATAACAAGGTCAGTTGCTATTCAAGCCGATGGATTTAACAACTTATCTGATATGGGAAGTAATTTGGCCACTCTGTTTGGGTTTAAATTGGCTGGCAAACATCCAGATGCTGATCATCCTTATGGTCATGGAAGATATGAATATATTACAGGACTGATTATTGCTTTTTTGATATTATTAGTCGCATTTTCTTCTTTAAAAGAATCTTTCATGAAAATTCTTCAACCAGAAGAACTGAATTTTCAGTTAACAGCTGTTATTGTTTTGGTTATTTCTATACTTACAAAACTTTGGATGGCATCATTTAATAAAAAGGCGGGTCAATTCATTCATTCAACATCATTAAAGGCAGCAGCTCAGGATAGTTTAAATGATGTTATTACAACATTTGCAACTTTAATTTCGTTGTGTTTAAGTCTTGTCACTGATTTACCAGTAGATGGGGTTATAGGTGTTATTGTGTCTTTGTTTGTATTGAAGTCTGGTGTAGATATTTTCAGAGATACAGTTGATCCTTTATTAGGGCAAGCTCCTGATAAGGAATTAATTAATCAAATCTATGATTTTGTTATGTCATTTGATAAGGTGATTGGTATTCATGATTTTATGATGCATGATTATGGACCGGGACGACAATATATGACATTTCATGCTGAAGTTGATTGTCGTGAAGATGTGATGGTCCTCCATGATCAAATAGATCTTATTGAAAGAGAATTATTACATAAGTTTGATATTTTAACAACAATTCATATGGATCCGATTGATATGAATGATGAATTAACAAATCATTTACGTGAAAAAGTGAAATTTATTGTGAATGATATTAATCAATGTTATAGTATTCATGATTTTAGAATTGTCAGTGGGCCAACTCATACGAATTTGATTTTTGATGTATTGATTCCAGCAGATGATGAGATTGCACATATTGATTTAAAAAGAAAGATCGAAGAAAAGGTCTATGAGTTGAATCCTTCTTATTTCTGTGTTATACAAGTTGATCATGCATTTATTTGTTAA